A part of Quatrionicoccus australiensis genomic DNA contains:
- a CDS encoding TonB-dependent receptor — MQKSFAMAALLAASCAAQAAGSDADLAAIRAQIADMKKSYEQRIAALENKLAEAESRTAQSAQSAQSAAAPVVAAPAAQSAANAFNPEVSLILQGKVRRSKDIANRGITGFFPTEVEGANARGFSADETELVLAANIDPYWRGQAIVALAGGEAEVEEAWFQSLAIGHGVGLKGGRFRSGIGYLNEQHPHARDFADAPLMYQAMFGDSYAQDGVQLKWLAPTPLFVEFGAEVGRGANFPGTDRNRNGAGGSALYVHVGDDLGVSNNWRVGLSWLKTKASERSAEFTDLGGVAAQGAFTGDSTTWLADFVWKWAPNGNPKYQNFKFQGEYFSRQEKGALNCSSDDAASLCNVAVESSYRTRQSGWYTQGVYQFTPEWRAGLRYEQLDSGTRDFGLNAANLAVDAYKPKKTTAMVDYSWSEFSRVRLQYAQDKSMAGITDNQWTLQYIMSLGAHGAHKF; from the coding sequence ATGCAAAAGTCCTTTGCCATGGCTGCCTTGCTTGCCGCGTCCTGCGCGGCCCAGGCGGCTGGCAGCGACGCAGATCTGGCCGCCATCCGCGCCCAGATCGCCGATATGAAGAAAAGCTACGAGCAGCGCATTGCCGCGCTCGAGAACAAACTTGCCGAAGCGGAAAGCCGGACGGCCCAGAGCGCCCAGAGCGCCCAGAGCGCCGCTGCGCCCGTCGTCGCCGCTCCGGCGGCCCAGTCCGCGGCCAATGCCTTCAATCCCGAGGTGTCGCTGATTCTGCAGGGCAAGGTGCGCCGTTCCAAGGACATCGCCAATCGCGGCATCACCGGCTTCTTCCCGACCGAGGTCGAGGGGGCCAATGCGCGCGGCTTTTCGGCTGACGAAACCGAGCTGGTGCTTGCCGCCAATATCGATCCCTACTGGCGCGGTCAGGCCATCGTCGCCCTGGCCGGCGGCGAAGCCGAAGTCGAGGAAGCCTGGTTCCAGTCGCTGGCGATCGGCCACGGTGTCGGCCTCAAGGGCGGGCGCTTCCGCTCGGGCATTGGCTACCTCAACGAGCAGCATCCGCATGCCCGCGATTTTGCCGATGCACCGCTGATGTACCAGGCGATGTTCGGTGACAGCTACGCCCAGGATGGTGTGCAGCTCAAATGGCTGGCACCGACGCCGCTGTTCGTCGAGTTCGGCGCCGAAGTCGGGCGTGGCGCGAACTTCCCGGGGACCGACCGCAATCGCAACGGCGCCGGCGGTTCGGCGCTGTATGTGCATGTCGGCGACGATCTGGGGGTTTCGAACAATTGGCGGGTCGGCCTGTCCTGGCTGAAGACCAAGGCCAGCGAACGGAGCGCCGAGTTCACCGATCTCGGCGGCGTGGCGGCGCAGGGTGCCTTCACTGGCGACTCGACGACCTGGCTGGCCGATTTCGTCTGGAAATGGGCGCCGAACGGCAATCCGAAATACCAGAACTTCAAGTTCCAGGGCGAGTATTTCTCGCGCCAGGAGAAGGGCGCGCTGAATTGCAGCTCGGATGATGCTGCCAGCCTGTGCAATGTCGCCGTTGAAAGCAGCTACCGCACGCGTCAGTCCGGCTGGTATACGCAGGGTGTTTACCAATTCACTCCCGAATGGCGGGCCGGTCTGCGTTACGAGCAGCTCGACAGCGGTACGCGCGATTTCGGCCTGAATGCGGCCAACCTGGCGGTCGACGCCTACAAACCGAAGAAAACCACGGCCATGGTCGATTACAGCTGGAGCGAGTTTTCGCGCGTCCGCCTGCAGTACGCCCAGGACAAGTCGATGGCGGGGATCACCGACAACCAGTGGACCCTGCAGTACATCATGAGTCTCGGCGCCCACGGTGCCCACAAGTTCTAG
- the hslV gene encoding ATP-dependent protease subunit HslV, with amino-acid sequence MEQYHGTTILSVRRGSVVAMGGDGQVTLGNIVIKATAKKVRRLYQGRILAGFAGGTADAFTLFERFEAKLEKHQGNLTRSAVELAKDWRSDRALRRLEAMLSVADKDVSLIITGNGDVLEPEHGIVAIGSGGSYAQSAARALLENTDLSPRDIVTRSLEIAGDICIYTNRNFTIEALE; translated from the coding sequence ATGGAGCAATATCACGGCACGACGATCCTGTCGGTGCGCCGGGGCAGCGTCGTCGCCATGGGCGGCGACGGCCAGGTGACGCTGGGCAATATCGTCATCAAGGCGACCGCCAAGAAGGTGCGTCGTCTCTATCAGGGCCGCATCCTGGCCGGCTTTGCCGGCGGTACGGCGGATGCCTTTACGCTGTTCGAGCGCTTCGAGGCCAAGTTGGAAAAGCATCAGGGCAACCTGACGCGCTCGGCTGTCGAGTTGGCCAAGGACTGGCGTTCCGACCGCGCCTTGCGCCGGCTGGAAGCCATGCTTTCGGTCGCAGACAAGGATGTCTCGCTGATCATCACCGGCAACGGCGATGTGCTCGAGCCGGAGCATGGCATCGTCGCCATCGGATCGGGCGGCTCCTACGCGCAGAGCGCGGCGCGTGCCTTGCTCGAGAACACCGACTTGTCGCCGCGCGACATCGTCACCAGGTCGCTGGAAATCGCCGGCGACATCTGCATCTACACCAATCGCAACTTCACCATCGAGGCGCTCGAATGA
- a CDS encoding STAS domain-containing protein yields MPDIALPPLDDLEFTASELPAAVAKQNSAPAQTAMPEKPAKPLAVDDDLDFTMAEFDRDFTDSSVMAIDVDHDLDPLQADLEQAVVLFANGQDAAARSLLEVLIRAYPGSEGKRFWQLLFDLLQIVGDRAAFDKFGVEFAEACETSPPAWRLEQPVVTTTEEGAKLFTLQGVLTDECIAPLAELADLIARKQAAMVDCGKLIGCDDEVAGRLATLLASARKNGVAITLLQPEAFQRRLNDRLQVGEAVHAPSWLLLLELLQRHGTQEAFEERAVDYAVTFELSPPSWDVRPAVAAAKTATLPVLRDDAHYLSGDLKSCRFEDLVPVIEGQETPILDFSGVRRMDFYSAGQLVNRLAPYKAAGREVVVRSPNHLVAELMAVVGLNKQARIIVPKS; encoded by the coding sequence TTGCCTGACATAGCACTGCCGCCGCTCGATGATCTGGAATTCACGGCCAGTGAATTGCCTGCTGCCGTGGCCAAGCAGAATTCCGCACCAGCCCAGACTGCCATGCCGGAAAAGCCAGCCAAGCCGCTGGCCGTCGACGACGATCTGGATTTCACGATGGCCGAGTTTGATCGTGACTTCACCGATTCGAGCGTCATGGCGATTGACGTCGATCACGACCTTGATCCCTTGCAGGCCGATCTCGAACAGGCCGTCGTGCTCTTCGCCAACGGTCAGGATGCCGCCGCGCGTTCCCTGCTCGAAGTTCTGATCCGCGCCTATCCGGGCAGCGAGGGCAAGCGTTTCTGGCAACTGTTGTTCGATCTGCTGCAGATTGTTGGCGACCGTGCTGCCTTCGACAAATTCGGTGTCGAATTCGCCGAGGCCTGTGAAACCTCGCCGCCCGCCTGGCGTCTCGAGCAGCCGGTCGTGACCACGACCGAGGAAGGCGCCAAGCTTTTTACCCTGCAGGGCGTGTTGACCGATGAGTGCATCGCGCCGCTCGCCGAACTGGCCGATCTGATTGCCCGCAAGCAGGCGGCCATGGTGGACTGCGGCAAACTGATCGGTTGCGATGACGAAGTCGCCGGGCGTTTGGCCACTCTGCTGGCCAGTGCCCGCAAAAATGGCGTGGCGATCACGCTGCTCCAGCCGGAGGCCTTCCAGCGGCGGCTAAATGACCGGCTGCAGGTGGGCGAGGCGGTGCATGCACCGTCCTGGCTGCTGTTGCTCGAACTGCTGCAGCGGCACGGTACGCAGGAGGCCTTCGAAGAACGCGCGGTCGACTATGCCGTCACCTTCGAATTGTCGCCGCCATCGTGGGATGTCCGGCCAGCCGTCGCGGCCGCCAAGACGGCGACACTGCCGGTACTGCGTGATGATGCGCACTACCTGAGCGGTGATCTGAAAAGTTGTCGCTTCGAGGATCTGGTTCCGGTCATCGAAGGTCAGGAAACGCCCATTCTCGATTTCTCCGGCGTGCGCCGGATGGATTTTTACTCGGCCGGGCAACTGGTCAACCGGCTGGCCCCGTACAAGGCGGCTGGCCGCGAAGTCGTCGTGCGCAGCCCGAACCATCTCGTTGCCGAGTTGATGGCCGTGGTCGGCCTCAACAAGCAGGCGCGCATCATCGTTCCCAAGTCTTGA
- a CDS encoding ABC transporter ATP-binding protein translates to MSLLLDAQGLVAGWEQPATRPFDFSVGAGEVVGLTGPNGVGKSTALAVFAGRATRFAGRLELAPGLRLALQTQDVPPLLGLPVSARELLALTGATPDGLPPWLGERLDLRLDRLSGGQRHYLALWAILQAPADLVLLDEPTNNLDAAGVAHLTVHLRERAKTGAGIVVVSHDAAFVADVCDRVVVLGASDVA, encoded by the coding sequence TTGAGTCTGTTGCTCGATGCACAAGGTCTGGTGGCCGGCTGGGAACAGCCGGCCACCAGACCCTTTGATTTCTCGGTCGGGGCCGGTGAAGTGGTCGGCCTGACCGGGCCGAACGGCGTCGGCAAGAGCACGGCGCTCGCGGTTTTTGCCGGCCGTGCGACGCGTTTTGCCGGTCGCCTCGAACTGGCACCCGGCCTGCGCCTCGCCCTGCAAACGCAGGACGTGCCGCCGCTGCTCGGCCTGCCGGTTTCGGCGCGCGAACTGCTCGCCCTGACCGGCGCCACGCCGGACGGTCTGCCGCCCTGGCTGGGCGAGCGTCTCGACCTGCGCCTCGACCGCCTTTCCGGTGGCCAGCGTCACTATCTCGCCTTGTGGGCCATCCTGCAGGCGCCGGCCGATCTGGTGCTGCTCGACGAGCCGACCAACAATCTCGATGCGGCCGGTGTCGCGCACCTGACGGTCCACCTGCGTGAACGGGCCAAAACCGGCGCCGGCATCGTCGTGGTCAGCCACGACGCGGCCTTCGTCGCCGATGTCTGCGATCGCGTCGTCGTGTTGGGAGCCAGCGATGTGGCATGA
- a CDS encoding metal ABC transporter permease, which produces MWHELFLVPFLTGLVLAVLLPLLGCYLRLRDEWLAALAYSHVAAAGALLALVAALPPALGGLGAATVVGAGKRFFARRLAGGASYALLLLGGWAVAVLVAANQPSAERLGHALFDGQLYFADSLQLWLVSLFAGVALLVLRLLSQHLLLAHLYPDFFRVRGLQAWPIQSGFDVLAALALALATMSLGVMGAFALVFIPPWLAFRRAANWRKGLLLAVLIGVLAYVAAFLGALVLDQPFGPMLALVLITVGLVIA; this is translated from the coding sequence ATGTGGCATGAGCTTTTCCTGGTTCCTTTCCTGACCGGGCTGGTCCTGGCCGTGCTGCTGCCCTTGCTCGGTTGCTACCTGCGCCTGCGCGACGAATGGCTGGCGGCGCTCGCCTATTCGCACGTTGCGGCAGCCGGCGCCTTGCTGGCCCTGGTCGCCGCTTTGCCCCCGGCTCTGGGGGGCTTGGGAGCGGCAACCGTGGTCGGTGCTGGCAAGCGTTTTTTTGCTCGCCGTCTGGCCGGCGGGGCGAGTTATGCGCTCCTGCTGCTCGGGGGCTGGGCCGTCGCGGTGCTGGTTGCCGCCAACCAGCCGAGCGCGGAGCGCCTCGGGCATGCCTTGTTCGACGGTCAGCTCTATTTCGCCGACAGCCTGCAGCTGTGGCTGGTCAGCCTGTTTGCCGGCGTGGCTTTACTGGTATTGCGCCTGTTGTCGCAGCACTTGCTGCTGGCCCATCTTTACCCCGATTTTTTCCGGGTGCGTGGTTTGCAGGCCTGGCCGATCCAGAGTGGCTTCGACGTGCTGGCTGCGCTGGCACTGGCGCTGGCGACCATGAGTCTGGGTGTGATGGGCGCTTTCGCCCTGGTCTTCATCCCGCCCTGGCTCGCCTTCCGGCGGGCGGCGAACTGGCGCAAGGGGCTGCTCCTGGCCGTGCTGATCGGCGTACTGGCCTATGTTGCCGCTTTCCTCGGCGCACTGGTGCTGGACCAGCCATTCGGACCAATGCTGGCTCTTGTGTTAATCACTGTCGGCCTGGTGATTGCATGA
- a CDS encoding metal ABC transporter substrate-binding protein — MNKLFAILLLTLAALPAQADLKVFATVPEWAALAREIGGDKVQVYAATTAFQDPHRIEAKPSLLAQARQANLVVAAGADLEIGWLPLVLRDSGNAAIQPSQPGYFEASAWVNRLEVPTVLDRAHGDVHAAGNPHIHLDPRNVLKVGEALTARMAELDPAQAATYRAGFKTFAGKWQVAMARWEKESAPLRGVGVLVHHRSFVYLENWLGMRELGALEPKPGIEPTSGHLTSLLARQQATPAKMVLRAAYQQDGPSQWIAGKAGIPAVLLPYTVGGTPEAKDLFGLFDDTVQRLLKGLH; from the coding sequence ATGAACAAGCTGTTTGCAATCCTGCTTTTGACCCTGGCCGCACTGCCGGCGCAGGCTGATCTCAAGGTCTTTGCCACGGTGCCGGAATGGGCGGCGCTGGCGCGCGAGATCGGTGGCGACAAGGTGCAGGTTTACGCCGCAACCACCGCCTTCCAGGACCCGCACCGGATCGAGGCCAAGCCTTCGCTGCTGGCGCAGGCGCGCCAGGCCAATCTGGTCGTTGCCGCCGGCGCCGATCTGGAAATTGGCTGGCTGCCGCTGGTGCTGCGCGATTCCGGCAACGCCGCGATCCAGCCATCGCAGCCCGGTTATTTCGAGGCCTCGGCCTGGGTCAACCGCCTGGAAGTGCCGACTGTCCTCGACCGGGCACATGGTGACGTGCACGCTGCCGGCAATCCGCACATCCATCTCGATCCGCGCAACGTGCTCAAGGTCGGCGAAGCGCTGACGGCGCGCATGGCCGAGCTCGATCCGGCTCAGGCCGCGACCTATCGGGCCGGTTTCAAGACTTTTGCCGGCAAGTGGCAAGTCGCCATGGCGCGCTGGGAGAAGGAGTCGGCACCCTTGCGCGGCGTCGGCGTGCTGGTGCATCACCGTTCTTTCGTCTATCTGGAGAACTGGCTGGGCATGCGCGAACTCGGTGCCCTTGAGCCGAAGCCGGGCATCGAGCCGACCAGCGGCCACCTGACCAGCCTGCTCGCCCGCCAGCAGGCGACGCCGGCGAAGATGGTCCTGCGTGCGGCCTACCAGCAGGATGGTCCAAGCCAGTGGATTGCCGGCAAAGCCGGTATCCCGGCCGTGTTGTTGCCCTATACCGTCGGCGGCACGCCGGAAGCGAAAGACTTGTTCGGGTTGTTCGACGATACCGTGCAACGTTTGCTGAAAGGCCTGCATTGA